A section of the Prochlorococcus sp. MIT 1341 genome encodes:
- a CDS encoding aminoglycoside phosphotransferase family protein has translation MKNNVEFAEIIRTFFLKKSYRILSIDKIRSGNINGTYLIEIDFGDTRNKYVLQQINSEVFHRPYDLMSNLNEAIKHFNYKVISMPYNQISFCIPTYINSNGSKSLCQVEAIFWRLFHYIQDSYSLEIIHTVEQAYSVGYSLHSFHGVFCDLPKNKLLKPIKDFHNTKQYLKTYYKLFNSVSFDNLNFSIRDRVLRANRTIIDNQELITELDETLNSNKLTYMAIHGDPKVSNFLFDLKTDEVSAIIDLDTFYYGPALIDIADCIRSICNPHGEDAKNLTLNFFDMSLFDAFLRGYFKRRKFILTKYDMLNISLFMRIIIYELGIRFLTDYLIGNKVFSIEYNTQNLKRSEVQFNTLLTINANLSEINKNILRYI, from the coding sequence ATGAAAAACAACGTCGAATTCGCCGAGATAATAAGAACTTTCTTTTTAAAAAAAAGCTATCGTATACTATCAATTGATAAAATTAGGTCTGGAAACATAAATGGAACTTACCTTATAGAAATAGATTTCGGTGACACTAGAAATAAATATGTTCTTCAACAAATAAACTCGGAAGTATTTCACAGACCCTATGATTTGATGTCGAATTTGAATGAAGCAATTAAACACTTTAATTACAAGGTAATTTCAATGCCATATAACCAAATCTCATTTTGTATACCTACATACATAAACTCGAATGGTTCTAAATCACTTTGTCAGGTAGAAGCAATCTTTTGGCGTCTATTTCACTATATTCAGGATTCCTATTCATTGGAAATAATCCATACAGTTGAGCAGGCCTATTCTGTTGGATATTCGCTCCATAGCTTTCACGGTGTCTTTTGTGATTTACCCAAAAATAAGCTTCTGAAACCAATAAAAGATTTCCATAACACTAAACAATATTTAAAGACTTACTATAAATTATTTAATTCAGTTTCGTTTGATAACCTAAATTTTAGCATTAGAGATAGAGTTCTTCGGGCAAATCGAACTATAATCGACAATCAAGAATTAATTACAGAGTTGGATGAAACATTAAATAGCAACAAACTAACCTATATGGCTATTCATGGGGATCCTAAAGTTAGCAATTTTCTTTTTGATTTAAAAACCGATGAAGTTTCCGCAATTATAGATTTAGACACATTTTATTATGGACCTGCGCTAATAGATATAGCAGATTGTATTCGATCAATCTGTAATCCACATGGTGAAGATGCGAAAAATTTAACTTTAAATTTTTTCGACATGTCATTATTTGATGCTTTCCTTAGAGGGTATTTTAAACGAAGGAAATTTATCCTAACGAAATATGATATGTTAAACATCTCATTATTTATGAGAATAATTATTTATGAGCTTGGAATTAGATTTTTAACGGATTATTTAATAGGTAATAAAGTTTTTAGTATAGAATATAATACACAGAACCTTAAGAGATCTGAAGTTCAGTTTAATACTCTATTAACGATTAATGCTAATTTAAGTGAGATTAACAAGAATATTCTTAGGTATATATAG
- a CDS encoding thioredoxin family protein, producing MTQIQVLKFSSEECGTCHRMSHYDSKVIEELGLNFISVMLQDTQTYRKYRKVLLAKYPNKEGMGWPTYLLVKDLDSDFSIIGEIKGGHPKGQFREMLKQIIS from the coding sequence ATGACACAAATCCAGGTTCTAAAGTTTAGTTCTGAAGAATGTGGTACATGCCATCGCATGAGTCACTATGACTCAAAGGTCATTGAAGAATTAGGTCTAAACTTCATAAGTGTCATGCTTCAGGATACCCAAACTTATAGAAAATATCGAAAAGTTTTACTTGCTAAATACCCAAATAAGGAAGGCATGGGTTGGCCAACCTACTTATTAGTAAAAGATCTCGATTCTGATTTTTCTATTATTGGTGAGATTAAGGGTGGACATCCTAAAGGACAATTCAGGGAAATGTTGAAGCAAATTATTTCATGA
- the mfd gene encoding transcription-repair coupling factor, whose amino-acid sequence MGITSLVNHLTKVGLTSELIQRIDREDRLIIRGGSRAVRAVTVSAIAEKIVCPVFIVLPTMEDATRWSALMNTMNIQTSMLYPTSEGSPYDDFDTINEIVWGQMQVLGNLISLHDNSNSIIITTERALQPHLPPKKDFIQSCLNINKNLSLDIQSLKQRFLDLGYERCENTDQEGTWSKRGDIIDVYPVNSELPIRVEYFGDEVERVREFDPLTQKSLDDVDSIIITPKGTNYLIANIVKQSSNSRLNQIIDNQTIESLQDGQMPKGLGKYIGYAWKKPSSLLDYLPDNTRIIIDEPNQCMAHSKSWLDHVNGHIQELSSRTKSQVNDSSKKLHFNLHKTFESCLKDVSKFPGFDTAELLEKDNRSNSFDLSAKPIPSYPNQFGRLSETISLLKQDNTNIWLLSAQPSRTVTLLEEHGCSSSFIPNTNDFYSIDYLLKDYTPVALKHGGIQDLEGFILPAWRIAVITDKEIFGQTTLNHTGYIRKRKRAQSKQVDPYKMSPGDYIVHRNHGIGKFLKIGKLSIGGEARDYLIIQYLDGTLSVAADQLGSLGKYRATNDKEPKLNKMGGTTWNSIKEKARKSIQKVAIDLIKLYAEREKVKGLAFPPDGPWQRELEDSFPYEPTSDQIKAVSEVKKDMEMEKPMDRLVCGDVGYGKTEVAIRAIFKAITSGKQVALLTPTTVLAQQHWRTIAERFAPYPIKVALLSRFRTLNEKKRVMTGLKVGDIDVVIGTHQILHKNIEFKSLGLLVVDEEQRFGVKQKEAIKIIRKNIDVLTLSATPIPRTLYMSLSGVREMSLITTPPPLRMAIKTHLSPIDSEVIRSAIRQEIDRGGQIFYVVPRVEGIAEVAEKLSKMISTMKIIVAHGQMQQGELENAMVAFNNGEADLMLCTTIIESGLDIPRVNTIIIEDSHKFGLSQLYQLRGRVGRSGIQAHAWLLYPNSSLLTPKARQRLKAIQEFSQLGSGYQLAMRDMEIRGVGNILGLAQSGQMEAIGFDLYMELLQETMAELKGHDIPKVEDTQIDLKITAFIPSDWIADNDQKLSAYKAISECRSKEDLLELARSWSDRYGALPISVLSLLDMMELKILAKACGIQRIKPSEANIIMESHMNEATCKSLKKNLPEHIQGRFVFTKGKIINAIIVRGIGRLDANQQIEQLKEWIHIIYLGIPQEDNVSLKQLEENQIKRNMNVLSIN is encoded by the coding sequence ATGGGCATAACATCATTAGTCAATCATCTTACAAAGGTTGGATTAACAAGTGAGTTAATACAACGAATTGATCGAGAAGATCGGCTTATTATTAGAGGTGGGTCACGAGCAGTAAGAGCTGTTACAGTGAGCGCTATAGCAGAAAAGATAGTATGTCCAGTTTTTATCGTCTTACCAACCATGGAGGATGCAACGCGTTGGTCAGCTTTAATGAACACAATGAACATACAAACTTCAATGTTATATCCCACAAGTGAGGGTAGCCCATATGATGATTTTGACACGATAAATGAAATTGTATGGGGTCAAATGCAGGTTTTAGGAAATCTAATAAGCTTACATGATAATAGCAATAGTATTATAATAACAACCGAGCGAGCGTTACAACCACATCTTCCTCCAAAAAAAGACTTTATTCAATCTTGTCTCAATATTAATAAAAATCTTTCATTGGATATTCAATCCTTAAAGCAAAGATTTCTAGACCTTGGATATGAACGATGTGAAAATACCGATCAAGAAGGTACATGGAGTAAAAGAGGAGATATTATTGATGTTTACCCTGTTAACAGCGAGTTGCCAATACGAGTTGAATACTTTGGTGATGAAGTTGAACGAGTACGCGAATTTGATCCCCTAACCCAGAAATCTTTAGATGATGTTGACTCTATAATAATCACTCCAAAAGGGACAAATTATTTAATAGCAAACATAGTCAAGCAATCCTCTAATTCACGACTAAATCAAATCATAGATAACCAAACTATCGAAAGCTTACAAGATGGACAGATGCCAAAAGGTCTTGGTAAATACATAGGTTATGCATGGAAGAAGCCTTCATCCCTACTAGATTATCTTCCTGATAACACAAGAATTATAATTGATGAACCTAACCAATGTATGGCTCATTCCAAAAGCTGGTTAGACCACGTTAACGGACATATACAAGAACTCTCATCTCGCACCAAATCACAAGTTAATGACTCTTCCAAAAAGCTCCACTTCAATCTACATAAAACTTTCGAAAGCTGTTTGAAAGATGTATCTAAATTTCCTGGTTTTGATACAGCAGAATTATTAGAAAAAGACAATAGATCGAACTCTTTTGATTTGTCAGCAAAACCAATACCCTCTTATCCTAACCAATTTGGAAGACTCTCTGAAACTATTAGTTTATTAAAGCAAGATAATACAAATATATGGTTGTTATCTGCTCAACCTAGTAGGACAGTAACGTTACTAGAAGAGCATGGCTGTTCCTCAAGTTTTATACCAAATACTAATGACTTTTACTCTATAGATTATTTATTAAAGGATTATACTCCTGTAGCATTAAAGCATGGAGGTATTCAGGACCTAGAAGGTTTTATTTTACCTGCATGGAGAATAGCAGTTATAACTGATAAGGAGATATTTGGTCAGACAACCCTTAACCATACAGGGTATATCCGTAAAAGAAAAAGGGCTCAAAGTAAACAGGTAGATCCCTATAAAATGTCACCTGGCGATTATATAGTTCATCGAAACCATGGAATTGGTAAATTTCTAAAAATAGGTAAATTATCAATTGGTGGTGAGGCTAGAGATTATCTAATAATTCAATATTTAGATGGGACTTTAAGTGTTGCAGCCGATCAATTGGGTTCACTAGGAAAATATAGAGCAACAAATGATAAAGAACCAAAACTTAATAAAATGGGTGGCACTACCTGGAACTCAATTAAGGAAAAAGCAAGAAAATCAATTCAAAAGGTTGCAATTGATCTAATCAAACTTTATGCAGAAAGGGAAAAAGTCAAAGGTTTAGCTTTCCCTCCAGATGGTCCTTGGCAACGCGAATTAGAGGACTCATTTCCGTATGAACCAACTTCAGATCAAATTAAAGCCGTCAGCGAAGTTAAAAAGGATATGGAAATGGAAAAACCCATGGATAGGCTCGTCTGTGGCGATGTGGGATATGGAAAAACCGAAGTAGCAATTAGGGCCATCTTCAAGGCCATTACTTCAGGTAAACAAGTTGCACTACTTACACCTACTACAGTTCTAGCTCAGCAACATTGGAGAACAATTGCCGAGCGATTTGCTCCATATCCAATAAAAGTTGCATTGCTAAGCAGGTTTAGAACTCTGAATGAAAAAAAACGAGTAATGACAGGATTAAAAGTCGGTGATATCGATGTTGTAATAGGAACCCATCAAATACTTCATAAGAATATTGAGTTTAAATCTCTTGGATTACTAGTAGTTGATGAAGAACAAAGGTTTGGGGTAAAACAAAAAGAAGCAATAAAAATAATACGTAAGAATATTGATGTTTTAACACTATCCGCAACTCCTATCCCCCGAACACTCTATATGAGTCTCTCTGGCGTAAGAGAAATGAGTTTAATTACAACTCCACCTCCGTTGAGAATGGCTATAAAAACACATCTCTCTCCAATAGATAGTGAAGTTATTCGAAGTGCAATAAGACAGGAAATAGATCGAGGTGGACAGATTTTCTATGTAGTACCTCGAGTGGAAGGTATAGCCGAAGTAGCGGAAAAACTTTCAAAAATGATCAGTACAATGAAAATAATTGTCGCTCATGGGCAAATGCAACAAGGTGAGCTAGAGAATGCGATGGTGGCATTCAATAATGGTGAAGCAGATTTGATGTTATGCACAACAATTATTGAAAGCGGCTTGGATATTCCGAGAGTAAATACAATTATTATAGAAGACTCACATAAGTTTGGTTTGTCTCAACTTTATCAATTAAGAGGAAGGGTTGGTAGAAGTGGTATTCAGGCTCATGCATGGTTGCTGTACCCTAATTCATCTCTACTTACGCCAAAGGCACGTCAGAGACTTAAAGCAATTCAGGAGTTCTCTCAACTAGGTAGCGGATATCAATTAGCTATGAGAGATATGGAAATAAGAGGAGTCGGAAATATCTTAGGGTTAGCACAAAGTGGACAAATGGAAGCTATTGGATTTGACCTTTACATGGAATTACTCCAGGAGACTATGGCTGAACTAAAAGGTCATGACATTCCTAAAGTTGAGGATACCCAAATCGATTTGAAAATAACGGCTTTTATCCCATCCGATTGGATTGCGGATAATGATCAAAAATTATCAGCTTATAAAGCAATATCGGAATGTAGAAGTAAGGAAGATCTACTCGAATTGGCAAGATCCTGGTCTGATAGATACGGTGCATTACCGATTTCAGTGTTATCATTGTTAGATATGATGGAGTTAAAAATACTTGCTAAAGCATGTGGAATACAAAGAATAAAGCCCTCTGAAGCAAATATAATAATGGAATCCCATATGAATGAGGCTACCTGCAAAAGTCTTAAAAAGAACTTACCAGAACATATTCAAGGAAGATTTGTGTTTACAAAAGGGAAGATAATCAATGCTATAATAGTTAGGGGAATTGGTAGATTGGACGCGAATCAGCAAATTGAACAGTTAAAAGAATGGATACACATAATTTATCTAGGGATTCCACAAGAAGATAATGTAAGTTTAAAACAACTTGAGGAAAACCAGATTAAACGTAATATGAATGTTCTTTCTATTAATTAA
- a CDS encoding DUF475 domain-containing protein, whose product MDSASLHSLIPILDGVDRWAELAPLLPIIISLELVLSADNAVALAVIAKVQRSPELQKRALDIGIVIALLLRIMLILAAQLVIKYWFIKLISGIYLLSLFISSLNKQSPIGTIENDENTNQAKSESLLKTIFFLALTDLAFSIDSVTAAVAISDQIVLVVTGAIIGVIALRFTSGLFIKWLEEYSHLELAGYIAVGIVGLKQIVQLLTPQYILSEWQMMILIATLFVWGFSKKNITEG is encoded by the coding sequence ATGGACTCAGCGTCCCTGCATTCGCTAATCCCTATTCTGGATGGGGTTGATCGCTGGGCAGAGTTAGCTCCATTACTACCCATAATAATATCTCTGGAGCTTGTTCTGTCAGCAGACAACGCGGTAGCCCTTGCTGTAATAGCTAAAGTTCAACGATCACCCGAACTTCAAAAACGTGCTTTAGATATAGGAATAGTTATTGCTTTGTTGTTGAGGATAATGTTGATTCTGGCAGCCCAATTGGTTATAAAATACTGGTTTATCAAACTTATTTCTGGAATTTATCTTTTATCATTATTTATTTCAAGTTTAAATAAACAAAGTCCTATAGGGACCATAGAGAATGATGAAAACACCAATCAAGCTAAATCAGAGAGTCTGCTCAAAACCATTTTTTTCTTAGCGTTGACTGACCTTGCATTCTCGATTGACAGTGTGACAGCGGCAGTTGCAATAAGTGATCAGATTGTACTAGTTGTTACTGGGGCAATAATAGGAGTAATTGCATTGAGATTTACTTCTGGCCTATTTATTAAATGGTTAGAAGAATATAGTCACCTTGAATTAGCTGGTTACATAGCTGTTGGAATTGTTGGGTTAAAACAAATAGTTCAATTACTAACCCCACAGTATATTCTTTCAGAATGGCAGATGATGATTCTCATAGCTACATTATTCGTTTGGGGTTTTTCCAAGAAAAATATTACAGAAGGCTAG
- the fmt gene encoding methionyl-tRNA formyltransferase, with protein MKIIFWGTPEYAVPTLKSLHESNHEILAVVTQPDKKRRRGSSKISSPIKIEAVKNEIQVFTPSSITKDLTIQKELQALAADLYVVVAYGQILPANVLAFPKYGCWNGHASLLPNWRGAGPIQWAIIKGDKRTGVAIIAMEESLDTGPILIQKEITIQPNENYSQLSKRMSKLNSELMLEAIEKIENSINNTQNENYLSLIELTPQGDLGEEPSYARMINKQDYLISWDSSAIDIHRLVMGLYPNAYTIWKGKRLKVLTTILFDSNSNYQIDSKEQYGTIVKVDNQQGIKVLTGNGELWITKAQLEGKNTLSNNELIQQLKGMELKLFGKFGK; from the coding sequence ATGAAAATCATATTTTGGGGAACACCCGAATATGCTGTGCCTACCCTTAAATCGCTACATGAAAGCAATCATGAAATTTTAGCCGTTGTAACACAACCTGATAAGAAGCGAAGAAGAGGAAGCAGTAAAATTTCATCTCCTATAAAGATCGAAGCTGTCAAAAACGAGATTCAAGTCTTTACTCCTTCATCAATTACAAAGGATCTGACTATACAAAAGGAACTGCAGGCATTAGCAGCAGATCTATATGTGGTTGTTGCATATGGTCAAATTCTTCCGGCTAATGTGTTGGCATTTCCAAAGTATGGCTGCTGGAATGGTCATGCTTCATTATTACCTAATTGGAGAGGAGCAGGCCCAATACAATGGGCGATTATAAAAGGCGATAAACGAACAGGCGTCGCAATAATCGCTATGGAAGAAAGCTTAGATACAGGACCTATTTTAATTCAAAAAGAAATAACTATTCAACCTAATGAAAACTATTCTCAATTATCTAAAAGGATGAGTAAACTAAACTCTGAACTTATGCTCGAAGCTATTGAGAAAATAGAAAATTCCATTAATAATACCCAAAATGAAAATTATCTTTCCCTGATAGAATTGACACCCCAAGGCGATCTCGGAGAAGAGCCGTCTTATGCAAGAATGATAAATAAGCAAGATTACTTGATTAGTTGGGATTCAAGTGCCATTGATATACATAGACTAGTTATGGGGCTCTATCCAAATGCATATACAATTTGGAAAGGCAAAAGACTTAAGGTGTTGACAACAATTTTGTTCGACTCCAACTCAAATTATCAGATTGATTCAAAGGAACAATACGGTACAATTGTTAAAGTAGATAATCAACAAGGAATAAAAGTTTTGACTGGAAATGGTGAGTTGTGGATTACAAAAGCCCAATTAGAAGGCAAGAATACATTATCTAACAACGAATTAATACAACAATTAAAAGGTATGGAGCTTAAATTATTTGGAAAATTTGGAAAATAA
- a CDS encoding TldD/PmbA family protein, whose protein sequence is MSSNSTDNMYTAPRLNVDHIRSTITSLANKLNINKWDLGATVNTETSVQVDHGESKQLKSSQRNSITVRVWNNQGLVGITSTSDISTQGLDRALKEASKASILGNVNEIPNFSPLCKSELAKIKNPIYPPCGIKRLLSQLKLAESELLSKHSSITSVPYNGIGETNSERIYMNSENALRYIESSYSSIYLYALTSEENRKPRSSGAIRLANGFNDLDINGCINEAAERTISHLNYSPIATGKYLICFTPEAFLDLIGAFSNIFNARSILDGVSISNKNSLGKTISVPFLSIIDNPLHPSHIGASTFDGEGTPTKKLSLINSGRLDNFIHSETTARIFGDKPTGHAGLGAKVSVGIDWLEVIGDTNNQSNELSFDIDNYPGDYVLVESLNALHSGIKASQGAFSLPFDGWMVKSGERISIEAATIAGDIKQVLKEIICVEESQKVTPQGICPHVWVSSLSITGEA, encoded by the coding sequence ATGAGTTCAAATTCTACAGATAACATGTATACAGCTCCAAGACTTAATGTTGATCATATTAGAAGTACTATTACTTCCCTTGCAAATAAGCTGAATATAAACAAATGGGATCTTGGTGCAACAGTCAATACTGAGACCTCAGTTCAAGTTGACCACGGTGAAAGCAAACAACTAAAATCATCCCAACGAAATTCAATTACAGTAAGGGTTTGGAATAACCAAGGATTAGTTGGTATTACAAGCACTTCAGACATAAGTACTCAAGGTCTTGACCGAGCTTTAAAAGAAGCCAGTAAAGCTAGTATTTTGGGAAATGTTAATGAGATCCCAAATTTTTCTCCTTTATGCAAATCAGAATTAGCTAAAATTAAAAATCCTATTTATCCACCATGTGGCATAAAAAGATTATTATCACAATTAAAACTAGCAGAGTCAGAATTACTCTCTAAACATAGTTCAATTACATCTGTTCCATATAATGGCATAGGAGAAACTAATAGTGAAAGAATATATATGAATAGCGAAAATGCACTAAGATATATTGAATCAAGCTACTCATCAATTTATTTATATGCCCTTACATCAGAAGAGAACCGCAAACCGCGTAGTTCTGGGGCCATTCGCTTAGCAAATGGATTTAATGACTTAGATATTAATGGTTGTATAAATGAAGCAGCTGAACGTACAATCAGTCATCTTAACTACAGCCCAATTGCAACTGGAAAATATTTGATATGTTTTACACCCGAAGCTTTTCTAGATCTTATCGGAGCCTTCAGTAACATTTTTAATGCGAGATCTATACTTGATGGTGTAAGTATTAGCAATAAGAACTCCCTTGGGAAAACGATATCAGTACCCTTTTTGTCCATAATTGATAACCCTCTTCATCCATCTCATATTGGTGCATCAACATTTGACGGCGAAGGTACACCCACAAAAAAACTTAGCTTAATAAATTCAGGAAGATTAGACAACTTTATCCATTCAGAAACAACAGCTCGGATATTTGGGGATAAACCCACAGGTCATGCAGGTCTTGGCGCCAAAGTTTCAGTTGGAATCGATTGGCTTGAAGTTATTGGAGATACAAATAACCAATCCAATGAATTAAGTTTCGATATTGATAATTATCCCGGTGATTATGTATTGGTTGAAAGTTTAAATGCACTCCATTCTGGCATAAAAGCAAGTCAAGGAGCTTTTTCACTTCCATTTGATGGATGGATGGTTAAATCGGGAGAAAGAATCTCGATTGAGGCAGCTACTATCGCAGGTGATATTAAACAAGTTCTAAAAGAAATTATTTGTGTGGAGGAATCACAGAAAGTTACCCCACAAGGAATATGTCCTCATGTGTGGGTAAGTAGTCTTTCTATTACCGGCGAAGCATGA
- a CDS encoding TldD/PmbA family protein, with the protein MFNFQNKTLLEGVIHKGCASGADLVEIFLEKTDYTGLLAEEDDITNVSPSFGIGAGIRVFRGGKDGFVSTNDVTEVGLMRSLTQALEMIDLEVTKISNSNFQGLHPLKNYSSKKINWAKTLPDLEEASHILLKGTQLLKHHGSNIIVRRSSYSRGWQEVLIAASDGTFASDIRLTESIGLNVLCEDGNHRSSIGRRNGTSSTPNSLRQWDVDTTAQEICTSASKMLYADYVDAGQKPVVLANRFGGVIFHEACGHLLETTQIERGTSPFSSQINEPIAHQSVTAIDEGETTGAFGSISIDDEGMEPQKTTLIENGVLKTFLSDRAGEIRTGHPRTGSGRRQGHNFAAASRMRNTYIAAGENTPEELISSVDDGLYCKSMGGGSVGPTGQFNFSVEEAYLIKDGKLDKPVKGATLIGEAKEVLPRISMCANDLDLAAGFCGSISGSINVTVGQPHIKVDSITIGGR; encoded by the coding sequence TTGTTTAATTTTCAAAACAAAACCCTTTTGGAAGGAGTCATTCATAAGGGTTGTGCCTCAGGCGCCGATTTAGTTGAGATTTTTCTTGAAAAGACAGACTACACTGGGCTTCTTGCAGAAGAAGATGATATTACTAACGTAAGCCCCAGTTTTGGAATAGGAGCTGGTATCAGAGTTTTTCGCGGAGGTAAAGATGGATTTGTTAGTACCAATGATGTAACTGAAGTTGGCTTAATGAGATCACTAACTCAAGCACTTGAAATGATAGATTTAGAAGTAACTAAAATAAGTAATTCTAATTTTCAAGGCCTTCATCCTCTAAAGAATTACTCTTCAAAAAAAATTAATTGGGCTAAGACACTACCTGATTTAGAGGAAGCAAGTCATATACTTTTAAAAGGAACACAGCTTCTTAAGCATCACGGTTCTAATATCATTGTTAGACGTTCGAGTTATTCTCGAGGTTGGCAAGAAGTTCTAATTGCGGCCAGTGATGGAACTTTTGCTTCTGACATTCGATTAACTGAATCGATAGGATTAAATGTTTTGTGTGAAGATGGAAATCACCGATCTAGCATAGGTCGCCGTAATGGAACATCATCTACTCCTAATTCACTTAGACAATGGGATGTTGATACCACAGCTCAAGAGATATGCACTAGTGCTAGCAAAATGCTATATGCTGATTACGTTGATGCTGGGCAAAAGCCAGTCGTATTGGCTAATCGGTTTGGTGGAGTAATTTTCCATGAAGCATGTGGACATCTTTTAGAAACAACTCAAATAGAACGCGGAACATCACCCTTTTCAAGTCAAATTAACGAACCAATAGCTCACCAATCTGTTACGGCAATAGACGAGGGAGAAACAACAGGAGCCTTCGGATCTATCTCTATAGATGATGAAGGAATGGAGCCACAAAAAACCACACTTATTGAAAATGGTGTTCTTAAAACATTTCTTAGTGATAGAGCGGGAGAAATAAGAACAGGTCACCCAAGAACAGGTAGCGGAAGAAGGCAAGGGCACAATTTTGCAGCAGCAAGTAGAATGCGAAACACCTACATTGCGGCAGGTGAAAATACACCTGAGGAGCTTATTTCGTCCGTTGATGATGGATTATATTGTAAATCAATGGGTGGTGGTAGTGTTGGTCCCACAGGTCAATTTAACTTTTCGGTTGAAGAGGCTTACCTTATAAAAGATGGGAAATTAGATAAGCCAGTTAAAGGAGCTACTCTAATAGGGGAAGCTAAAGAAGTTTTACCTAGAATATCTATGTGTGCAAATGATCTAGATTTAGCAGCTGGCTTCTGCGGCTCTATAAGTGGTAGTATCAATGTAACTGTAGGACAACCACATATAAAAGTAGATTCCATAACTATTGGGGGTAGGTAA
- a CDS encoding DUF2996 domain-containing protein: MREPPATPPSPKDPVQKPLTDSEKPPAPPKPEEKPFAEFISQHLIPGLSESLSKHGIEPSKLEFIQGERPIVGGKCWMIFCELNQGRTFWLCFDSDTIKSAKTFCISEGGFAPSLLESFLIDERKITKALILSRILQRLNGQKWLGRN, encoded by the coding sequence TTGAGAGAACCACCAGCGACTCCTCCATCTCCAAAGGATCCTGTTCAGAAGCCTTTAACTGACTCAGAAAAGCCACCAGCTCCACCAAAACCGGAGGAAAAGCCATTTGCGGAGTTTATTTCTCAGCATTTAATACCGGGCCTTAGTGAATCACTAAGCAAACATGGAATAGAGCCATCAAAACTAGAGTTTATTCAAGGAGAAAGACCAATAGTTGGTGGAAAATGCTGGATGATTTTTTGTGAATTGAACCAAGGAAGAACATTTTGGTTATGTTTTGATTCCGATACGATTAAATCAGCCAAAACATTTTGCATCTCAGAAGGAGGTTTTGCCCCAAGCTTATTGGAATCTTTTTTGATTGACGAACGAAAAATTACTAAAGCGTTAATCCTTTCAAGAATTCTTCAAAGATTAAATGGCCAAAAATGGTTAGGAAGAAATTAA
- a CDS encoding flavin prenyltransferase UbiX gives MEPFVLAITGASAQRLGERALQVLLEQEQNVHLIVSKGAHLVWESEIGIQIPVNPQLQEKFWRDHLGTSKGSLTCHKWNDQSACIASGSYKTRGMLIIPSTMGTVGRIASGISLDLIERTADVHLKESRPLLICPREMPWNLIHLRNLTSLAEAGAKIAPPIPGWYTDPKSVDDIVDFIIVRIFDSFGLEVIDFPRWKQEKQ, from the coding sequence TTGGAACCTTTTGTTCTCGCAATTACAGGGGCATCAGCTCAACGGCTTGGAGAACGAGCCCTTCAAGTATTGCTAGAGCAAGAGCAAAATGTTCATCTAATTGTTAGTAAAGGGGCACATCTTGTATGGGAATCAGAAATAGGTATTCAAATACCCGTAAATCCACAATTACAAGAAAAGTTTTGGCGAGATCATCTAGGAACCTCGAAAGGTTCCCTCACATGTCATAAATGGAATGATCAGTCTGCATGTATAGCAAGTGGAAGTTATAAAACACGAGGAATGCTAATCATTCCATCAACGATGGGAACAGTTGGAAGAATCGCATCAGGAATCTCATTAGACTTAATTGAGAGAACAGCTGATGTGCACCTTAAGGAATCTCGACCACTCTTAATTTGCCCAAGAGAAATGCCTTGGAACCTTATACATCTAAGGAATTTAACTAGCCTTGCTGAAGCAGGCGCAAAAATTGCTCCACCTATTCCAGGTTGGTACACAGATCCCAAATCTGTTGACGATATTGTAGATTTTATCATTGTAAGAATATTCGATTCATTTGGCCTTGAGGTAATTGATTTTCCACGGTGGAAACAGGAAAAACAATGA